From Mytilus galloprovincialis chromosome 9, xbMytGall1.hap1.1, whole genome shotgun sequence, the proteins below share one genomic window:
- the LOC143045365 gene encoding uncharacterized protein LOC143045365, producing the protein MANAWTPGGKKQQKGKKGSDGLDDLLGDLLHEDSSPKKKSPPSHAPAVRTRSQEGKKQGSKDEDFYSNIAASAEDGLSDVSEADVKEMAQSIKDLEDMDADLFGGKLKKKGSTKGGSSSKTNTPRRGGTPRSRSTTPRAVSPQQRVTSPQARVTSPTSKSPVGAGGPSSTWDQPISPRGGSRERPGSAGSKGGVTWSDQPISPRGVSRDRPGSGGRKAEASVPVYKQQDVTIPKPSTAPGKMNDIYNGNGSESLRPGATPPTERPGTVPKAKPKFDFGEFNEDDPLAGLLSDDEDDDSWATKPAAKRSSQKKKEEPVVKKQEPEPVKVVEEPKKNLYDRPPTRSGSDKKVDEEPETAVSKQVAASKKKEDAGIFSDDDDFLGGLGIEDKGSAPSTASKPKPEIEDFDSDSEEKPAPRMFDKLLGKDSNVTKHLETKERKEFVLDKKYTQPDEEDEEDYAFGSYMPSAGSASGGSRPGSRRSVRFQDEDDIFGFDKPPSRGRSPATKKPEGMEWLDHMSPSPRSTPTKETVGKDETTPAKESQIKDAPSKEPTSALKSSTPPGAKTPSKTMNKPKVDPFEYLGLKDDEDDGFEWMKPKQPEVRPGTGEQRLAPVTPPQSKVPDHLKFEQKPVEVDQSPDDYLGLGGFNDSMLKKTPDSPLFGGSRVSESQKDLFSTPAKIDHTPTWESGSRRKNSRSGSADRGADLSFQRQSSISDDVKISEHPSTQLQQKDISQHDFLSNQSESTFQSSKPEPNFLSHRQEPDFLSSKPESETRTTDFFNFSMADKQRQKEARLQSSPEKGSYPSDQMSQQQMQAFLQLQQQQYQQMLQTQHPMSSVQSDTFARNSGMTLGMDPEARIRKLEIEIDCANSLLESTKRRHQDEIKDIESSYNTRLQMLEETHTSKEKRLREENEYMMSQHLTKIRGIEQDKSDIITQNFKKIEEIEREKMEDLSKVKEIHRNAIEQLRKDHEESIQRLKSAKNSQIEAVAISHDTTRSLAVAVEMIQTNARDVGELQKKLDQWHSMGMDEREIAIRSKDEQLKILQERLRKQQDDNDNERKRLEDLITRLETQIREQSRVHDEERWSLKQEHNRMQSLQTTLEEERRLWTEQQARERTNIEKIRESLLEEQKSVLTQLHRERQALAEERTQFMVTQKTHRDDLENYTVKLSQAKTEFDAIMKVISEEKSKSYSRKEELTKEEQRIEEEGSKLQSEKAKQKAKEDELIEHAQLIKEKSEQVDEYYLEANSKYEEGMMALEASQRIEAEENQRLDKIHKQMQSLQNKEKQISEERLRLSKEKKEVENLRSAALCPNCRSPSSGNKMVVMQTNGHMTNGTVSDQFPGVPATTYPVHYQNTSRPQSGHVSLNSVTESIKADRSIRMWKMEAFKDQKYLEEESLFLYTLKQMPYSNP; encoded by the exons ATCAAAGGATGAAGATTTCTATAGTAACATTGCTGCTAGTGCTGAAGATGGACTTTCTGATGTATCAGAAGCTGATGTCAAAGAGATGGCTCAGAGTATTAAG GATTTAGAAGATATGGATGCTGACTTATTTGGaggaaaactaaagaaaaaggGAAGTACAAAAGGAGGAAGTTCTAGTAAAACAAATACACCACGTCGGGGAGGTACTCCTAGATCTCGTAGTACTACCCCAAGAGCTGTATCTCCTCAACAGAGAGTGACTTCACCTCAggctagagttacttcccctacCTCGAAAAGTCCAGTAGGAGCAGGTGGACCTTCATCAACCTGGGATCAGCCTATCAGTCCTAGAGGTGGATCTAGAGAAAGACCTGGTAGTGCTGGCAGTAAAGGTGGAGTAACATGGAGTGATCAGCCAATCAGTCCCAGGGGAGTGTCTCGAGACAGACCAGGAAGTGGGGGTAGGAAAGCTGAAGCATCTGTTCCAGTGTATAAACAGCAGGATGTAACCATTCCTAAACCTAGTACAGCTCCTGGGAAAATGAATG ACATATATAATGGTAACGGATCAGAGAGTTTAAGGCCAGGTGCAACACCACCAACAGAAAGACCAGGAACTGTACCAAAGGCCAAACCAAAGTTTGATTTTGGAG AGTTTAATGAAGATGATCCTTTAGCTGGTTTATTGAgtgatgatgaagatgatgattCCTGGGCCACAAAACCTGCAGCCAAAAGATCCTCACAGAAAAAGAAGGAGGAACCAGTTGTCAAAAAACAAGAACCAGAACCTGTTAAAGTTGTTGAAG AACCAAAGAAGAATCTGTATGATAGACCTCCTACAAGGAGTGGAAGTGACAAAAAGGTTGACGAAGAGCCTGAAACAGCAGTATCTAAACAAG TTGCAGCTAGTAAGAAGAAGGAAGATGCTGGTATATTCAGTGATGATGATGATTTCTTGGGAGGGTTAGGTATAGAAGACAAAGGCTCAGCACCATCAACAGCCTCTAAACCAAAGCCAGAGATAGAAGATTTTGATAGTGATTCTGAAGAAAAGCCAGCACCACGAATGTTTGACAAATTACTTGGAAAAGACAGCAATGTCACAAAACATTTGGAAACAAAAGAGAGGAAGGAATTTGTATTAGATAAGAAATATACACAGCCTGATGAAG AAGATGAAGAAGATTATGCCTTTGGTAGTTACATGCCATCAGCAGGATCAGCTAGTGGGGGTTCAAGACCAGGTTCTCGTAGATCTGTCag ATTTCAAGATGAAGATGATATTTTTGGTTTTGATAAACCTCCATCTAGAGGGAGATCACCTGCTACCAAGAAACCAGAAGGAATGGAGTGGCTAGACCACATGAGTCCTTCCCCAAGATCTACACCCACCAAAGAAACTGTAGGCAAAGATGAAACAACCCCGGCTAAAGAGTCCCAAATAAAGGATGCTCCTTCTAAAGAGCCCACTAGTGCCTTAAAATCATCAACACCACCAGGTGCTAAAACTCCGTCAAAAACAATGAACAAACCTAAAGTTGACCCGTTTGAGTATCTAGGTTTGAAAGACGATGAGGATGATGGCTTTGAATGGATGAAGCCAAAACAGCCTGAAGTTAGACCAGGAACCGGAGAGCAGAGACTTGCCCCTGTTACCCCACCTCAGTCTAAAGTACCAGATCACCTGAAGTTTGAACAGAAACCAGTTGAAGTGGATCAGTCACCTGATGATTATCTAGGTCTTGGTGGTTTCAATGATTCAATGTTAAA AAAAACACCAGATTCTCCTTTGTTTGGTGGAAGTCGTGTATCAGAATCACAAAAAGATTTATTTTCTACTCCAGCTAAGATAGATCATAC ACCAACTTGGGAATCAGGTTCCAGAAGAAAGAATTCAAGATCTGGTAGTGCAGATAGAGGAGCAGACCTTTCATTTCAAA GACAGTCTTCAATTTCTGACGATGTAAAAATATCTGAACATCCATCAACCCAACTACAGCAAAAGGATATCAGTCAGCATGATTTTCTGTCCAACCAATCAGAATCAACTTTCCAGTCTTCCAAACCAGAGCCTAACTTCCTGTCACATAGGCAGGAACCAGATTTTCTGTCCAGTAAACCAGAATCTGAAACAAGAACTACTGATTTCTTTAACTTCAGTATGGCAGATAAGCAGAGACAAAAAGAGGCCAGACTTCAGAGTAGTCCTGAG AAAGGAAGCTATCCATCAGATCAGATGTCACAACAACAGATGCAAGCATTTCTACAactacaacaacaacaatatCAACAAATGCTTCAGACACAG CATCCAATGTCTAGTGTACAGTCAGACACATTTGCAAGAAATAGTGGTATGACACTTGGAATGGACCCAGAGGCAAGG ATAAGAAAACTAGAGATAGAAATAGATTGTGCCAATTCTTTATTAGAATCAACTAAGAGGAGACATCAAGATGAAATAAAAGATATAGAGAGTTCTTACAA TACAAGACTACAGATGTTAGAAGAAACACACACAAGTAAAGAGAAAAG aCTGAGAGaagaaaatgaatatatgatGTCACAACATCTAACTAAAATAAGAGGAATAGAACAAGACAAGTCAGATATAATCACACAGAACTTTAAAAAGATAGAGGAGATAGAAAGAGAAAAAATGGAAGATCTCTCCAAAGTTAAAGAAATTCATAG aaatgcAATTGAACAATTGAGGAAGGATCATGAAGAATCAATTCAAAGGTTAAAGTCTGCTAAAAACAGTCAAATAGAGGCTGTAGCTATATCACATGATACTACCAG ATCATTGGCAGTAGCTGTAGAAATGATCCAGACTAATGCTAGAGATGTTGGAGAACTTCAGAAAAAATTAGATCAGTGGCATAGTATGGGAATGGATGAACGAGAGATAGCTATCAGATCTAAAGATGAACAATTAAAAA TATTACAAGAAAGACTAAGAAAGCAGCAAGATGATAATGACAATGAAAGAAAACGTTTAGAGGATCTAATTACAAGATTGGAAACGCAAATCAGAGAGCAAAGCAGAGTACATGATGAG GAAAGATGGAGTTTAAAACAAGAACACAACAGAATGCAGAGTTTACAGACTACACTAGAGGAGGAGAGACGACTGTGGACAGAACAACAAGCCAGAGAAAGGACTAATATTGAAAAAATCAGG GAATCACTATTAGAAGAACAGAAATCTGTTTTAACACAACTACACAGAGAAAGACAGGCCTTAGCAGAAGAAAGAACACAATTTATGGTGACACAGAAAACACACAGAGATGACCTGGAAAATTATACTGTCAAACTTTCTCAG GCTAAGACAGAATTTGATGCCATTATGAAAGTTATATCAGAAGAGAAGAGTAAATCATATAGCAGGAAGGAAGAATTAACGAAAGAAGAACAAAGAATAGAAGAAGAAGGAAGCAAACTTCAATCAGAGAAAGCTAAACAAAAAGCCAAGGAAGATGAACTGATAGAACATGCACAGTTAATCAAAGAAAAATCTGAACAAGTGGATGAATATTATTTA GAAGCCAATAGTAAATATGAAGAAGGAATGATGGCATTAGAGGCTTCACAGAGAATAGAGGCTGAGGAGAATCAGAGGCTGGATAAAATACATAAACAGATGCAGTCGCTACAGAATaaagagaaacaaatatcagAG GAAAGACTCAGACTATCAAAAGAAAAGAAGGAAGTAGAAAACTTGAGAAGTGCTGCTCTATGTCCTAACTGTAGATCACCGTCATCAGGGAATAAAATGGTTGTAATGCAGACAAATG gtCATATGACTAATGGGACAGTTAGTGACCAATTTCCTGGTGTGCCAGCCACAACTTATCCTGTACATTACCAGAATACCTCACGTCCACAATCAGGGCATGTGTCACTTAATTCAGTCACAGAATCTATAAAGGCTGACCGATCTATCAGAATGTGGAAAATGGAAGCTTTTAAG GATCAGAAATATTTAGAAGAagaaagtttatttttatataccCTGAAACAGATGCCATACAGTAATCCATGA